DNA from Mucilaginibacter mallensis:
ATCGCGCTTGCTTAGTTTACCGTGGCCATCAGGTTTTAATATGAGTGGTAAATGCGCCCATTGAGGCATATCGGCTTTCCATCCTAAATATTCCCATAGCAATAAATGTACAGGTGCCGATGGTAGCCATTCCTCACCACGGAAAGCGTGTGTTATCTTCATCAAATAATCATCGACCACAACAGCTAAATGATAGGTTGGCATACCGTCGGCCTTTAATAAAACCTTATCATCAACCTGGTTGGTTTCAAAGCTCACATGGCCACGGATCATATCGTTAAAGCTGATGGTTTCATCCTCCGGCATTTTAATGCGGATCACATGCGGTGTGCCGGCATCCAATAGCTGGTCGACCTCATGTTGTTTTAATGACAATGAATTGCGTAAACTGTCCCTATAAAAATGCCCGTATTGAAAATTAGGGATTTCCTTACGGTTCTTATCCAGTTCCTCAGGGGTATCAAAAGCGTAATAAGCATGGCCTTCACGTACCAGCTTTTCAGCGTATTCGCGATATAGTGCTTTACGTTCGCTTTGGCGGTATGGGGCATAATGACCACCCACAACCGGGCTTTCGTCAGGTATCAGTCCGCACCATTTTAAACAATCAAGTATGTAATCCTCAGCGCCATCAACATAACGGCTTTGGTCGGTATCTTCTATCCTTAACACAAAATCGCCTTTATGTTTTTTGGCGAAAAGATAATTAAACAACACGGTGCGTACACCACCTAAATGTAAACCGCCTGTAGGACTTGGCGCAAAACGAACTCTAACTTTTTTATCTGACATTGTAGGGCAAAGATATTGTATTAGTTTGTAGTCCGAAAGTCGGTGAAGTCGGAAAGTCCGAAAGTTGATATTAGTTTACGAAGAATTGACCAAGACTTTAACTGCAAGTTATAAGATACAAACTTTCGCACTATGAACTAATTCTGTATTTTAGCCAACTTAAAGACTTTCGGACTTTTCCGACTTCCGGACTTTCGGACTGAAATATATGAACCCATACCAACAGAAAAAGCGCTGGAAATATATACTGGTTACCTTTGCAATAATTATTGCCAGCGGCTCTTTACTCTATACAAATCACCTGGTAAAAAACATCTCCAAATCGGAGCGTACACGTGCGCAGATATGGGCCATGAGCATGCGGCAAATGACCTCATCTGATGATAATGACTTTTTACAGTATGTTACTGCTGTACGCGATAGTACGCTTGTACCAGCAATTGTGGTTGATGAAAAGGGAAATATCAAATATGTGAGGGGGCTCGATTCTACTAAAACCAATATAAATATCCCGGGAAACGACAAAGTAAAAGGCGCAGCGAAATATGATCCTGAGTATTTCCAAAAGGAACTGGTCTACATGAAA
Protein-coding regions in this window:
- the gltX gene encoding glutamate--tRNA ligase, which gives rise to MSDKKVRVRFAPSPTGGLHLGGVRTVLFNYLFAKKHKGDFVLRIEDTDQSRYVDGAEDYILDCLKWCGLIPDESPVVGGHYAPYRQSERKALYREYAEKLVREGHAYYAFDTPEELDKNRKEIPNFQYGHFYRDSLRNSLSLKQHEVDQLLDAGTPHVIRIKMPEDETISFNDMIRGHVSFETNQVDDKVLLKADGMPTYHLAVVVDDYLMKITHAFRGEEWLPSAPVHLLLWEYLGWKADMPQWAHLPLILKPDGHGKLSKRDGARLGFPVYAMNWFDAKIGELTPGFRELGFLPEAFLNLLAMLGWNDGTDNEIFTLDELISKFSIERVNKGGAKFDFEKAKWFNAEWIKRTSAESLKDKVKAVLEDKGVAVNDDNYLLKIIDVIKERCTLLADFYQQSAYFFEVPREYDINSVKPKWSDAKTDFFNVLMSRYADVQMWESADLENLFKALMEEKGLKAGDVMLPFRIMLVGGKFGPHVFDIAALLGKNETINRIEQALAVFNA